A stretch of DNA from Arvicola amphibius unplaced genomic scaffold, mArvAmp1.2, whole genome shotgun sequence:
CCCAATTTATTatcttatcttttatttctttaaaatttctcattttttaaaaaattatttaattaaagaaatggaaaatttcaatATTAGGAGAccccaaaaaaatgaagaaatgaaatatttcgcGGTGGGGCGGGGGCGAGGCAAGAATGAAACTTCCCTCTCAAAGGCTGGCGAACGTccgctcttaaaaaaaaaaaaaaaaaaaaaaaaggagaaatcttttaaaaaaaaaaaacgaaaaaatgaaaaagtgaaCCTGGAAGTGATTTCCGTGTcaggaggggggaagaaaaaaaaagcgaAGAAATGAAATTTTGTGGGGGCGGcgaaaatgagtttttttttgagaaagttttcCAGGTTTCCAGAATCACCGGATTTTCCCCGATTATTTTTAACCCCGAACTCCAGACCCGAAGAAGCCGACGGCGCCGCCCAAGAAGCTGCAGCCGCCGCCGGGTGAGGTCGTGGGGGGGAAACcgaggcgggggcgggggcggcgcGGTTGTTCCGGGTTTGCCTGGGcgagccccacccccacttcctgtttgccAAGGCTAGCCCCGCCCccgcttcctgttttcttaggctAGCCCcgccccacttcctgttttcttaggctAGCCCCGCccctgcttcctgttttccaAGGCTAGCCCCGcccccacttcctgtttgctgGGGCCTCCCCTTCCTGGTCGACGACGCTAGCCCCGCCCCCTGACCCCACTTCCTGGTCGCCGACGctagccccgccccctccccccacttcctggTCACCGTACCTAGCCCCGCCCCCTCAGCCCCACTTCCTGGTCGCCGACACTAGCCCCgcccccttcccccacttcctggTCGCCCACGCTAGCCCCGCCCCCTCAGCCCCACTTCCTGGTCGCCGACGCTAGCCCCGccccctgacccccccccccccccccccctccgcagGCGGAGACCTGGACCTGAGCGACGCCCTGGGAGGCGGAAACGGTGAggccgcccctcccccgcccgtGGGAACCGGAAGCAGCCGAGGGGGCAGGGGCCGGGAGGGGAAACCCCGTGCGGGCCCCGGGGCATCATGGGAaatctcccccccctccccccccgcagACCCCGCCCCCCCACCGCCCAGGCCGAGGCCGAAACCGGATCCGGATGCCAGGCCCTCGGGAGGTGAGAGGGGGCGGGGCGCATGCAGATTTATGGTAATGAGGGGCGTGGTCGGGCTGGTGTATGCTAACGAGCCCCCCTTTCTGCGTAGGTGCTGGCATGCTAATTTATGCTAATGCGTGCGTGTATCTGTGCCGGTGAGGGGCGGGGCTCTCGCGACTCCCGGCTGCTTATTCTAATGTATGCTAATCCGGTGCGGCGTATGCAAATCGCCCTGCGTCCCTCCCTCCGGTAGGTTTTACTAATTTATGCTAATGAGGGGGCTTTGCGATGGGGTTGGTGGGCGTGGCCGAGGCTTGTGTATGGTAATTGACGGCGGTGCATGCTAATGAGCCCTGCTCTGTGTCCATGCCTGACACTTTATGCAAATGAGCCCCGGCCCCTGTCCCTATGCTAATTCATGCTAATGACCCCTTCCATGCAAATCCATGCTAATTTATGCAAATCTCGCCCCCCAGGCGACTTTTCCATCAATGACCTGGAAGATGCGGCCGGGGGCAAAGGTGaggccccgcccctccctccccatgACGTCACAGCCCAGGCCCTCGGTGACGTCATCGCGCCTGACTCGGGACGTCATGGCCCTTTCTGTCAATGACGTCATCCTCTCCTGACCCCGCCCCCTGACGtcattgtccccccccccccacacacaggtgGAGGCAAAGGACCCCGGGCTGAGGAGCCTGAGGCGGAAGGTGAGGACTGAGCGCAGCAcccgggggaggggaggactcAGCACGGCACCAGGAGGACTTAGTGTAGCACCCGGGAGGACTCAGCACAGCACTCAGGGAACTCAGCACAGCACCTGGGAGTGCACAGCACAGCAACCAAGGGGACAGGAGGATTGAGCACAGAACCCAGGGGACTCAGCACAGCACCTGGGGGACAGGAGGACTGAGCACAGCATCCAGGTTACAGGGGGATTGAGCACAGCACTCAGGGAACTCAGCACAGCAcccaagggagaggaggggaggactcAGCACAGCATCTGGAAAAGGAGAGCACTCATAACAGCACCGAGGGGACTCAGCACAGCACCCAGGCGACTCAGCACAGCACCTGGGAGGGCCCAGCATAGCACCCAGGGGACAGGAGGACTGAGCACGGAACCCAGGTTACTCAGCGCAGCACCTGGAAAAGGAGAGCACTCATAACAGCACCCAGGAGACTTAGCACTATATccaagagagaggaggggaggactcAGCGCAGCACCTGGGAGGGCCCAGCATAGCACCGAGGGGACTGAGCACAGCACCAAGGGGACAGGAGGATTGAGCACAGAACCCAGGTTACTCAGCACAGCAcccaagggagaggaggggaggactcAGCACAGCATCTGGAAAAGGAGAGCACTCATAACAGCACCCAGGGGACTCAGCACAGCACCTAGGAGGGCTCGGCATAGCACCCAGGGGACAGGAGGATTGACCACAGCACCAAGGGGACTCAGAACAGCACCCACAGGACAGGAGGACTCAGCGCAGCACCTAGGAGAGCTCAGcacagcacccacaggacagGAAGACCGAGCACAGAACCCAGGTGACTCAGCACAGCACCCAAGGGACTTAGCACTGCAtccaaaggagaggagggaaggactcAGCGCAGTACACGGTGGAGAGGAGGACTCAGTACAGCACCCAacggggaggaggggaggactcAGCACAGCATCCAGGGGACTTAGCACTGCATccaagggagaggaggggaggactcAGCGCAGCACtcggtggagaggaggggaggactcAGCGCAGCACtcggtggagaggaggggaggactcAGCGCAGCACCTGGGAGGGCTCAGCATAGCACCCAGGGGACTTAGTGCAGCACCGGAGACAGGAGGACTGAGCCCAGCACCCAGGTGACTCAGCACAGCACCCAAGGGAGAGGAGGAGTGGACTCAGCGCCGCACCCAGTGGACTCAGGACAGCACCCAGAGGACAGGAGAACTGAGCACAGCACCCCAGGGCCTTAGCACTGGATccaagggagaggagggaagaggaggactcAGTACATCACCCAGGGAACTCAGCAGAGCAcccaagagagaggagggaaggactcAGCGCAGCACACGGTGGAGAGGACTCAGTACAGCACCCAACAGAGAGGATGGGAGGACTCAGCACCCCGCAGTACCGAGCTCAGCACCcgcaaccccccacccccaccccgcaggCCCCGCCCCCCAGGGCCTGGTCCCAGGCCTCATCGGCGCCGCTGTGGCCGCCATCGCCGGCGCCGTCTCCAGCTTCATTGCCTACCAGAAGAAGAAGCTGTGCTTCCGGGAGCGCGGTGAGGGGGCGGGGCCTGCAGCGGGGTGGGCGGGGCTTCCTCCCGGCCCCCCCCGGAGCCCCGCCCGGCCCAGTGACGTCACTTCCTGTCCCTTTACTTCCCCCCCCAGGCTCCGCCCCCGTCTAGGGCCCCCCCCCCGCGATGACGTCGTTGCCGACTCCACGGCCCCCGAACTCCTACGCAGCCGCTGGGGCCCTCgccgtagcccaggctggaccccccccccctgccTTAAACTGAGGCCTCAGCCAAAGCCGCCGCCTGGGCCAATCAGCGAGGCACTGACAGGGCTCATTTGCATATGCAAATGCACAACCCCCGGGGCCCCGCCCCCCTGTGAGCTCTCGGCGCCGCGGAGACTTGAGAGGTGGGGGGAAaagttttttatctttttttttttttttaatattttcgaCTTTTATTttggtggggggatgggggagagaaaaCCCCgcggttttgtgtttttattattttttttttttaagtttttcacgAAGGTTTTGGTGAAtttcgggtttttttttctcaacccccccccaccccccacgcggataaaaagaaaaataaatgaaataaaattttgtttttaaaattaatttgaaaattttcatttttgttatttttttttttttttccttcttgaaattttttttctttttttggcgcCGTTAGCCCAGGCTGGACCCAGGGCCCTGTGACGTCACTCGCGCCCACCGCGCCCCTGCACGTGACGCTGACGTCACCACCGCCCGAAGCCCCGGGCGCCATCTTAATAAACAACGCTGCTGCTGCTTTGACTCCCGAACCCTCCGCGTCCGCCTGTCAATCAATGGGGGGGGCGGGGTtggcgggggcggggcctggcGCGGTGACGTCGCAGCCTGGCGCAGTGGCGGTCATCCCCCTGccgcagaaaaaaataaaataaaatttcaaatttctaaACCGTCATCCCCCTGCCGCAGCTCCGTCCGAGCTacggagaaaaaaacaaaaattcaaatttcaaaagctgtcatccccctgcctcagaatACAGCAAAACTTCAAAATTCTAAACCGTCATCCCCCTGCTGTAGCTTCTTCCAAGCTAcggaggaaaataataaaaatttcaaacctCAAAAccgtcatccccctgcctcagaaaaaagtaaaatttctaaCTGCAAAACCGTCATCCCCCTGCTGCAGCTCCATCCAAGCTacggagaaaaaaataaaaattcaaatttcaaagctgtcatccccctgcctcagaatAAAGCAAAACTTCAAAATTCTAAACCGTCATCCCCCTGacgcagaaaaaaaaataaaataaaaatttcaaacctCAAAACCGTCATCTCCCTGTCGCAGTTCCGTCCGAGGTACGgcgaaaaaaataaaatttcaaaaaccgTCATCCCCCggcctcagaaaaaaataaattttcaaagttCAAAACCGTCATCCCCCTGTCGCAGTTCCGTCCGAGGTACGgcgaaaaaaataaaatttcaaaaaccgTCATCCCCCTGccgtagaaaaaaataaaacttcaaagttCAAAACCGTCATCCCCCTGCcgtagaaaacaacaaaatttctcACTGCAAAACGGTCATCCCCCTGCAGCAGCTCCGTCAGAGCTggggggaaaataaaataaaatttcaaagttcaAAACCATCATCCCCCTGccgcagaaaaaaaaaatttctaattgCAAAAACCGTCATCCCCCggcctcagaaaaaaataaaatttcaaagttcaaaaccgtcatccccctgcctcagaaaaaaataaaatttcaaagttcaAAACCGTCATCCCCCTGccgcagaaaaaaataaaataaaatttctaattgCAAAAACCGTCATCCCCCTGCCGCAGCTCCGTCCGAgctgagggaaaaaaattaaaatttcaaatctcAAAACCGTCATCCCCCTGCcgtagaaaacaacaaaatttctaTCTGCAAAACGGTCATCCCCCTGCCGCAGCTCCgtcagagctggggggggggggaaacggGCCCGCTGACGTCACCCGCCCGCGGGGCATGCTGGGAGCCGCCCGGCGCACccatggcggcggcggcgggaccGGTCGGACCGGGAGAACCGAGTCCCAGCACCCGGCGCGGGCCCCGCCCCCCCgactccgccgccgccgccgccgcccgtgcctcagtttcccccgcGGGCCGAGCATGGAGACCCCGtggccgctgctgctgctgctgctgctgtgggcgCCGCCGCGCGTGCGCGGTGAGTGCGGGGGGGGGGTGACGTCACGGGGGGGGGGAATCcgaaagttttgaaaaaaattcgaattatttttttaagaccgggacttttattttttttaattatttttaattttttttgttttgtgagatttCACGGAGCGGGGGATTCTGGGAAATGTCGCGGGGTTCGGGGTCCCCGGGGggcgggaaaaaaaaaagaaaaaggggaggggggggaggaggaaaaaaaaatccccggattaaaaaaaaaaaaatgattttttttaaaatatttgtttcaaaaaATTTTTTCCAGAATAAAAGTCGCGGAGTTAAAATTTCTaatttagtttgaaaaaaaaaaaaaatcaggatccGGGTTTCTCcgcgggttttttttttccccccccgAGAGCGCGCGCGGGGCAGGGCGGGAAAAAACCCCAGAAATgattctggtaaaaaaaaaaaaaaaaaaaaaatttatatgaaattaaTTTCCGCCGCAGAcgcggattttttttttctttttttaaatcgagatttttttttttttttaattttttgagaaacaaaaaaaaaaaataaataaataaaaccggcgcgggcggcggcggcggaacCGGCGGGATCCGGTCCGGTCCGgtccggggcggggcggggggggggggagaaaattCGGAGAAAAAAAATCcgaaatttaaagatttttttaaaaaaagaagataaattgagaaaataaaagtctttttctCCGGAAGCAAAGAACCCGCGGGACTTTTACCGCGAAGGGGCGGCCGGGGCGGGGTCGGGAGGAACCGGCGGATCCGGTTCGGGGCGGATTCCGCGGCCGGGGCGTGGGCGGCTTTGCTGCGGCAGCCGCGGGGGAAACTGAGTCACGGGCGGCGGGCGGGGTGCTGGGTGCTGAGTCCTccgtgctgggtgctgggtgctgagtcctcccctcccccccccgtcGGGATGATGGACCGGCGGGGGCCGGTGACGTCACTCAGCCCCTGACCCCACGACCCCCAACCCCGACCCCTACGCAGGTGACGACGGCGGCGACTTTGACCTCGCGGACGCCTTGGACGACCCCGGTGAGTGCGGGGCTGGGTGCTGGGGGCTGAGTACTCAGGGTGCTCGGCGCTTAGTGCCCGGTGCTTGGTGCTCAGTACTGCGGGTGCTCAGGGCTTGGTGCTCAGTGCTTTGTACTCTGTGCCCGGTGCTTGGTGCTCGGTGCTGTGTGCTCAGTGCTTGGTGCTCAGTGTCTGGTGCTCAGTGCTCGGTGCTCGGTCCTCTGTGCCTGGTGCTTTGTGGTCAGTGCTTTGTACTCagtgcttggtgctcagtgccCAGTGCTTGGTGCTAAGTGCTCAGTGCTTTGTACTCAGTGCTCGGCGCTTGGTGCTCAGTGCTTGGTGCTCGGTGCTGTGTGCTCagtgcttggtgctcagtgctTTGTACTCAGTGCTCAGTGCCTGGTGTGCAGTGCTCGGTGCTCAGTGCTCAGGACTCAGTGCTTGGTGCTCCGTGCTTTGTGCTCAGTGCTTTGTGCTTAGTGCGTTGTGCTCagtgcttggtgctcagtgctCAGTGCTTTGTACTCAGTGCTCGGCGCTTGGTGCTCagtgcttggtgctcagtgctCAGTGCTTTGTACTCAGTGCTCGGCGCTTGGTGCTCAGTGCTTGGTGCTCGGTCGTCTGTACTTggtgcttggtgctcagtgcctggtgcttggtgctcagtgctCGGTGCTCGGTCCTCTGTACTTggtgcttggtgctcagtgctctgtgcttggtgctcagtgctTTGTGCTCGGTGCTCAGTGCTCtgtgcttggtgctcagtgctCAGTACCCAGTGCTCAGT
This window harbors:
- the Cd99 gene encoding CD99 antigen isoform X2, with the protein product MAPALLVLFAFALLGGLGRGQDFDLSDALDDPKKPTAPPKKLQPGGDLDLSDALGGGNDPAPPPPRPRPKPDPDARPSGGDFSINDLEDAAGGKGGGKGPRAEEPEAEGPAPQGLVPGLIGAAVAAIAGAVSSFIAYQKKKLCFRERGSAPV
- the Cd99 gene encoding CD99 antigen isoform X3; this translates as MAPALLVLFAFALLGGLGRGQDFDLSDALDDPKKPTAPPKKLQPPPGGDLDLSDALGGGNDPAPPPPRPRPKPDPDARPSGGDFSINDLEDAAGGKGPAPQGLVPGLIGAAVAAIAGAVSSFIAYQKKKLCFRERGSAPV
- the Cd99 gene encoding CD99 antigen isoform X1, with product MAPALLVLFAFALLGGLGRGQDFDLSDALDDPKKPTAPPKKLQPPPGGDLDLSDALGGGNDPAPPPPRPRPKPDPDARPSGGDFSINDLEDAAGGKGGGKGPRAEEPEAEGPAPQGLVPGLIGAAVAAIAGAVSSFIAYQKKKLCFRERGSAPV